Proteins from a genomic interval of Acidobacteriota bacterium:
- the aprB gene encoding adenylyl-sulfate reductase subunit beta: protein MPSFVNVEKCDGCKALDKTACQHICPNDLMVLDKEKMKAYNREPEMCWECYNCVKICPTQAVDVRGYADFVPMGASVVPLRSTDSIMWTVKFRSGQVKRFKFPIRTTPEGQAEPTGGFNTDPDLEGPVLFTEPDSLGCDVWTK, encoded by the coding sequence ATGCCGAGTTTCGTCAACGTGGAAAAGTGTGACGGGTGTAAGGCACTCGACAAGACCGCGTGCCAACACATCTGTCCGAACGACCTCATGGTTCTCGATAAGGAGAAGATGAAGGCGTACAACCGTGAACCCGAAATGTGCTGGGAGTGTTACAACTGCGTCAAGATCTGCCCGACCCAGGCGGTCGACGTCCGTGGCTACGCGGACTTTGTGCCCATGGGTGCGTCGGTGGTGCCGCTGCGCTCGACCGACTCCATCATGTGGACCGTCAAGTTCCGCAGCGGCCAGGTGAAGCGGTTCAAGTTCCCGATCCGCACCACCCCTGAAGGCCAAGCCGAACCCACCGGCGGCTTCAACACCGACCCGGACCTCGAAGGTCCAGTTCTCTTCACCGAGCCGGACTCCCTCGGCTGCGACGTGTGGACGAAGTAG